The Thermoproteota archaeon genome includes a window with the following:
- a CDS encoding methyltransferase domain-containing protein, whose amino-acid sequence MTIWNEVAPRYHKRWASTNAGPFQSTQKLVTLAGIKKGDQVLDIACGTGVVTKKISSRVGNSGKIVSFDISNKALSIAKKFNSAKKNIEFIQADAETIFLKNQFDVITCQYALFFFPNSKKALCNAKRVLKKDGILAVSVHGHNTPFFSCILDAVMKFIPDYVPPGAPNLDRFGSQKALKAEIKNSGFSNIKAKTFVFKYSPGKFSDYWNNYLKYVAKPLKEKLDKLPTKKRAELRELVKQNVSRYTKKNEKIVFPWEVIVLTAKK is encoded by the coding sequence ATAACAATTTGGAATGAGGTTGCACCAAGATATCATAAGCGTTGGGCAAGTACCAATGCTGGACCATTCCAGAGTACACAAAAGCTTGTAACCCTAGCAGGTATCAAAAAAGGCGATCAGGTTTTAGATATTGCATGCGGTACAGGAGTTGTAACAAAAAAGATTTCTTCTAGAGTTGGAAACAGTGGAAAAATAGTAAGCTTTGATATTTCAAATAAAGCACTAAGTATTGCAAAAAAATTCAATTCAGCAAAAAAGAACATAGAGTTTATTCAAGCAGATGCTGAAACTATATTTCTAAAAAATCAATTTGATGTCATAACATGTCAATATGCATTATTCTTTTTTCCAAATTCCAAAAAGGCTTTGTGTAATGCAAAGCGCGTCTTAAAAAAAGACGGAATTCTAGCAGTATCTGTTCACGGTCACAATACTCCATTTTTTAGCTGCATTTTAGATGCGGTAATGAAATTCATTCCTGATTATGTACCACCCGGTGCACCTAATTTGGATAGATTTGGTTCTCAAAAAGCACTAAAAGCTGAGATAAAAAATTCTGGTTTTTCAAATATCAAGGCCAAGACATTTGTCTTCAAGTACAGTCCAGGAAAATTTAGTGATTACTGGAATAATTATCTAAAGTATGTAGCAAAACCACTCAAAGAAAAGCTTGACAAGCTACCTACAAAAAAAAGAGCTGAACTAAGAGAGCTTGTGAAACAAAATGTTTCACGTTACACAAAAAAGAATGAAAAGATAGTTTTTCCTTGGGAAGTTATAGTATTAACTGCAAAAAAATAA
- a CDS encoding response regulator — MVRVLVVDDDPDTVEIFSEYLSIRGVQVVGTGYNGKEAVELYQKYRPDVVFLDCMMPEFDGFYALGNIQQIDPSAKTIMVTGDLTQKTKMLFEKMGVSGVIFKPYEIDDVIKILNDVVSGKIILPTV; from the coding sequence GTGGTACGTGTTTTAGTGGTAGATGATGATCCCGACACCGTGGAGATTTTCTCAGAATATCTTTCCATAAGGGGTGTGCAGGTAGTTGGTACTGGATATAATGGCAAAGAAGCAGTTGAACTATATCAAAAATACAGACCAGATGTTGTCTTTTTGGATTGTATGATGCCAGAGTTTGATGGATTTTATGCGTTAGGAAATATCCAGCAGATTGATCCCTCCGCCAAGACGATTATGGTCACAGGAGATCTCACACAAAAAACAAAGATGCTCTTTGAGAAGATGGGAGTATCTGGTGTTATATTCAAACCTTATGAGATAGATGATGTAATTAAAATTCTAAATGATGTAGTTTCTGGGAAAATAATTCTACCTACTGTTTGA